The proteins below are encoded in one region of Halorhodospira halochloris:
- a CDS encoding zinc-finger domain-containing protein: protein MPEQFTYERADLLQSNAERRREVKADDLPVVCPTPDSYLWSSHPKVFLPVHESGEETCPYCGTVFSLADEDSLAVTIKGQREWK from the coding sequence ATGCCAGAACAGTTTACTTACGAGCGAGCCGATCTTTTACAGTCGAATGCCGAGCGGCGGCGTGAGGTTAAAGCCGATGATCTGCCGGTGGTATGCCCAACCCCGGATAGCTACCTGTGGTCATCCCACCCTAAAGTATTTTTGCCGGTCCATGAAAGTGGTGAAGAGACTTGCCCCTATTGCGGCACCGTTTTTAGCCTTGCCGATGAAGACAGTTTAGCGGTTACAATCAAGGGGCAGCGTGAATGGAAGTAA
- the rfaH gene encoding transcription/translation regulatory transformer protein RfaH, with translation MINNGSDAWYLIYSKPRQEDKAWWNLDSQGFRCYLPYVRVRRLYRRRYQSCVEPMFPRYLFIRLAAGIEDWSPIRSTQGVSGLVRFGTWPARVPDDLVDAIRERTEQGYLDLSPEPLRRGDKVKVLDGPFASYEGVFHAERGEERAIILLDVANQHTQLTISQHSLERV, from the coding sequence ATGATCAATAATGGTAGCGATGCTTGGTACTTGATTTATAGTAAACCACGCCAGGAAGACAAGGCGTGGTGGAATCTGGATAGTCAGGGGTTCAGATGCTATTTGCCGTATGTGCGAGTGCGGCGCTTGTACCGCAGGCGATATCAGTCTTGCGTCGAGCCGATGTTTCCCCGCTATCTGTTTATTCGGCTCGCCGCCGGGATAGAGGACTGGAGTCCGATACGTTCAACTCAGGGCGTGTCCGGATTGGTCAGGTTTGGGACCTGGCCGGCTCGGGTGCCCGATGACCTTGTAGATGCGATACGCGAGCGCACTGAACAAGGCTATCTAGATTTAAGTCCAGAGCCACTGCGGCGTGGAGACAAGGTGAAAGTCCTGGATGGCCCGTTCGCATCTTACGAGGGGGTGTTTCATGCCGAGCGCGGCGAGGAGCGAGCGATTATACTCCTGGATGTCGCTAACCAGCATACCCAGCTGACCATCTCGCAGCACAGCCTGGAGCGGGTCTGA
- the aroB gene encoding 3-dehydroquinate synthase has translation MRTLTVDLGERSYPIYIGPDLIKQGLLDRHITDSRALLITNETVGPRYRGQLVTPENVSVTDLVLPDGERYKTLTTCERVYDSLISGRFDRSATIIALGGGVIGDLAGFCAATYQRGINFVQIPTTLLAQVDSSVGGKTGVNHPQGKNMIGAFHQPQAVIADTYLLGTLPERELAAGLAEVVKYGLIRDPEFFSWLERNADKLLAKDADALAHAVAESCRNKAEVVAADEREGGVRALLNLGHTFGHAIETYTNYSAWLHGEAVAVGICMACRVSVELGWLCEADLQRTQRLLAKLGLPQRPPNIPLERFLELMSVDKKSQGGRIRLVLLKGIGDALVTSEFDHGALHRSIETT, from the coding sequence ATGCGTACCTTAACAGTTGACCTTGGCGAGCGGAGCTACCCTATCTACATTGGCCCAGACCTTATCAAGCAGGGTCTGCTTGACAGGCACATAACCGACTCACGTGCCCTTTTGATCACCAACGAGACGGTAGGTCCTCGCTACCGGGGTCAGCTGGTAACACCGGAAAATGTTAGTGTCACCGACCTGGTTTTGCCGGATGGCGAGCGTTACAAGACCCTCACAACCTGCGAACGGGTTTACGACAGCCTGATTAGCGGCCGTTTCGACCGCTCCGCGACCATAATAGCCCTTGGCGGGGGTGTAATTGGTGATCTAGCCGGTTTTTGTGCCGCCACTTACCAACGGGGCATAAACTTCGTCCAAATACCCACTACCCTGCTTGCCCAAGTCGATTCCTCGGTAGGTGGCAAAACCGGCGTCAATCACCCTCAGGGCAAAAATATGATCGGCGCCTTTCACCAGCCCCAAGCTGTTATCGCAGATACCTACCTACTGGGCACTTTACCCGAGCGGGAACTCGCCGCTGGACTAGCTGAAGTAGTCAAATACGGGCTGATCCGCGATCCGGAGTTTTTCTCCTGGCTTGAGCGTAATGCTGACAAACTGCTCGCTAAAGACGCCGATGCACTTGCCCATGCTGTGGCCGAGTCCTGTCGCAATAAGGCCGAGGTGGTTGCGGCAGACGAGAGAGAAGGGGGAGTGCGCGCCTTATTAAACCTAGGTCATACCTTCGGGCACGCCATTGAGACTTACACCAATTACTCGGCTTGGCTACATGGCGAGGCGGTTGCGGTAGGCATATGTATGGCCTGCCGTGTGTCGGTAGAACTCGGCTGGCTTTGCGAAGCAGATCTGCAACGCACTCAAAGGTTGCTGGCCAAGCTCGGCTTACCACAAAGGCCACCCAATATCCCGCTAGAGCGCTTTTTGGAACTGATGAGCGTCGACAAGAAAAGCCAAGGTGGCCGAATACGGTTGGTGCTCCTTAAGGGAATTGGCGATGCCCTGGTAACTAGTGAGTTCGATCATGGTGCTCTGCATAGGTCTATAGAGACCACCTAA
- the aroK gene encoding shikimate kinase AroK has protein sequence MAQRRIPSRIFLVGPMGAGKTTIGRELASRLGFRFVDSDSEIERKTGVSIPWIFDIEGEQGFRQREAAVIDQLTQQEHLVLATGGGAVTTPSNRDALSARGIVIYLFTPVQVQLQRTRHDTNRPLLQSSNPRQRLEELMQQRDPLYRQIADLVIESSSGRARGVAKRIEATLEKE, from the coding sequence ATGGCACAACGACGCATCCCATCCAGGATCTTTCTCGTCGGCCCGATGGGTGCCGGCAAGACGACTATTGGCCGTGAACTCGCCTCCAGGCTGGGGTTTAGGTTTGTTGACAGTGACTCTGAGATTGAGCGCAAGACAGGGGTCAGTATCCCTTGGATTTTCGATATTGAGGGCGAGCAGGGGTTTCGTCAGCGCGAAGCCGCTGTCATTGACCAACTAACTCAGCAGGAGCATCTAGTCCTAGCGACCGGCGGCGGAGCAGTAACCACGCCGAGCAATCGCGATGCACTAAGCGCGCGAGGCATAGTGATCTACCTTTTTACCCCGGTTCAGGTCCAACTACAAAGGACCCGCCACGACACCAATCGGCCGTTACTGCAAAGCTCCAACCCGCGGCAGCGCCTTGAAGAACTGATGCAACAACGTGACCCGCTCTACAGACAAATCGCCGACCTTGTCATAGAAAGCTCCAGCGGACGAGCCCGCGGCGTTGCCAAGCGGATCGAAGCAACACTTGAAAAAGAGTAA
- a CDS encoding 3-deoxy-D-manno-octulosonic acid kinase produces MDPHQMYIDNQYIIYDAERLQRPDTSLFDPLVLQRRGVWLGAPAGGRGSAGYIILGGVPAVLRRYRRGGMFAPLLGDRYLWLGLAKTRPWREWNILARLHSQGMPVPAPIAARVQRRGVFYRADIVVERIDAVTLAERLSAEALAPDNWYEIGHAVGRLHLEGVDHADLNAHNVLINKGDALRVRIIDFDRARLRSPGRRWQLRNLARLQRSLLKLARQDPEFKAPDQKALAELQRGWSEALRDSQQVAK; encoded by the coding sequence ATGGATCCGCATCAAATGTACATAGATAACCAGTATATTATCTATGACGCTGAACGTCTGCAGCGGCCGGATACAAGCTTATTCGACCCTCTGGTGCTGCAGCGCAGGGGCGTTTGGTTAGGCGCTCCAGCCGGCGGTAGAGGGAGCGCTGGATACATTATCTTAGGTGGCGTACCTGCGGTGTTGCGGCGCTACCGCAGGGGAGGTATGTTCGCGCCTCTGCTCGGCGATCGGTATCTGTGGCTGGGGCTAGCGAAGACCCGGCCGTGGCGGGAGTGGAATATTCTCGCGCGTTTGCACTCGCAAGGTATGCCTGTCCCTGCTCCTATAGCTGCGCGGGTTCAGCGGCGGGGGGTATTTTACCGAGCAGACATTGTCGTCGAGCGAATTGACGCCGTTACCCTCGCGGAAAGGCTTAGTGCTGAAGCCCTAGCCCCTGATAACTGGTACGAGATAGGGCATGCGGTTGGTCGTCTGCACCTTGAGGGGGTCGATCATGCCGATTTGAATGCCCACAATGTGCTTATCAATAAGGGGGATGCCTTGAGGGTGCGAATTATCGATTTCGATCGTGCCAGGCTGCGCAGCCCGGGGCGGCGTTGGCAACTGCGCAATCTAGCCCGGCTGCAGCGCAGCCTGCTTAAGCTAGCGCGCCAGGATCCCGAGTTTAAAGCCCCTGATCAAAAGGCGCTGGCGGAGTTGCAGCGCGGCTGGAGCGAAGCCTTGCGTGATAGTCAGCAAGTTGCCAAATGA
- a CDS encoding glycosyltransferase family 9 protein, with translation MKTTQHQHGNDSALNRLCLLRLSAIGDVTHVVPIVRTLQRYLPQCSLTWVIGKTEASLVGDIEGVEFIVVDKGDGLFGAAKGLKKSLAKRHFDVLLNMQASWRANILASVVNAPRKIGFDRQRARNGQQLFSNESVRGPQRVHVLDGFFQFVEALGIYERELRWDIPVSAAVQERVTGWLPAASPFLVISPCSSQRTRNFRNWSAQNYAAVAEYAYAEHGLELVLTGGQSALERDYAEAIRGSLASPVIDLVGKTSLKELYALLQRATLFIGPDSGPLHMANAAGAGVIGLYATSNPQRTGPYLHLDRVANRYPEAASEELGCSPEQLRWGVRVRSPDAMQRISVAEVCARIDELLGTRDKA, from the coding sequence ATGAAAACCACACAACATCAGCATGGAAACGACTCGGCGCTTAATCGGTTGTGCCTGCTGCGTCTCTCAGCAATAGGTGATGTGACCCACGTTGTGCCCATAGTCCGGACGCTGCAAAGATATTTACCACAGTGCAGTCTAACCTGGGTCATCGGTAAAACCGAAGCGAGCTTGGTCGGCGATATTGAGGGCGTCGAGTTTATTGTCGTTGATAAAGGCGATGGGCTGTTTGGGGCAGCTAAGGGCTTAAAAAAAAGCTTGGCTAAGCGTCATTTCGATGTGCTTCTCAATATGCAGGCCTCGTGGCGCGCTAATATTCTAGCAAGTGTGGTAAACGCGCCACGCAAGATCGGCTTCGATCGGCAAAGGGCGCGCAATGGTCAGCAGCTATTTAGCAACGAGTCTGTTCGCGGCCCGCAGCGGGTCCATGTGCTGGATGGGTTTTTTCAGTTCGTTGAGGCGTTGGGCATTTATGAGCGCGAACTGCGCTGGGATATACCGGTCAGCGCTGCCGTTCAAGAGCGGGTTACTGGTTGGCTGCCGGCAGCTTCGCCGTTTCTGGTGATCAGCCCATGCAGTTCGCAGCGGACCCGAAATTTTCGCAATTGGTCAGCTCAGAACTACGCGGCTGTTGCCGAATATGCCTACGCAGAGCACGGCTTGGAGTTGGTTTTAACTGGTGGCCAGAGTGCCTTGGAAAGAGACTACGCTGAGGCTATACGCGGGAGTTTGGCGAGCCCGGTGATTGACCTGGTGGGTAAGACCTCGCTCAAGGAGCTCTATGCGCTGTTGCAAAGGGCTACCCTGTTTATTGGCCCAGACTCTGGGCCATTGCACATGGCTAATGCCGCTGGAGCCGGAGTGATTGGGCTTTATGCCACCTCCAACCCGCAGCGCACAGGTCCTTATCTACATCTTGATCGGGTTGCCAATCGTTACCCTGAGGCGGCTAGCGAAGAGTTAGGGTGCAGCCCGGAGCAGCTGCGCTGGGGGGTGCGGGTGCGCAGTCCCGATGCAATGCAGCGTATCAGCGTCGCAGAGGTTTGTGCTCGTATCGACGAGTTGCTTGGTACAAGAGACAAGGCATAG
- a CDS encoding deoxyguanosinetriphosphate triphosphohydrolase — translation MTGAVTTPFASPLPCAVSEQNSRGRRYSEPHPGHRNQFQRDRDRIIHSAAFRRLEYKTQVFVNHEGDLYRTRLTHTLEVGQISRTCAQALGLNVDLVEAIALAHDLGHTPFGHAGQDALAACMEGLGGFEHNIQSLRVVDELETRYAEFDGLNLTFESREGLLKRCSRDKAIQLGDVAARFIDGGQPTLEAQLVNVCDGIAYNSHDVDDGLRSGLISVTECRHNELLAPLFAEVESAYPQLNERRVIYEVVRRMINVQVEDLIAESRRRIHQAAPSSVEQVRKCDKPLIGFSADMARRHQLLKDFLFARLYRHYRVARMVNKMQRVVNEIFHLLLDEPNLMPDQPRRLAAHAAAKYGRRGHARAVSDYIAGMTDRFALEEHRRLFRPEELT, via the coding sequence ATGACAGGAGCAGTCACAACACCTTTTGCAAGCCCACTACCGTGTGCAGTCAGCGAGCAGAACAGCCGTGGGCGGCGCTACAGCGAGCCCCATCCCGGCCATCGCAACCAGTTCCAGCGGGATCGTGATCGGATCATCCATAGCGCAGCATTTCGCCGCCTTGAGTATAAGACTCAGGTCTTTGTTAATCATGAGGGTGATCTTTATCGCACACGTTTGACCCACACCCTTGAGGTTGGTCAGATCTCGCGTACCTGCGCCCAGGCCCTGGGATTGAATGTCGATTTGGTTGAGGCAATCGCCCTAGCCCACGATCTGGGCCACACGCCATTTGGGCATGCTGGCCAGGATGCCCTGGCTGCCTGTATGGAAGGGCTGGGTGGTTTTGAACACAACATCCAGTCACTACGCGTCGTGGATGAGCTGGAGACCCGCTACGCGGAATTTGACGGGCTTAATCTGACCTTTGAGAGCCGCGAGGGGTTGCTCAAACGCTGCTCCAGAGACAAAGCGATCCAGCTTGGAGATGTTGCTGCGCGCTTTATCGACGGTGGCCAGCCGACGCTTGAGGCGCAGCTGGTCAATGTCTGCGATGGTATCGCCTATAACAGCCACGATGTTGATGACGGGCTGCGCTCGGGTTTGATCAGCGTAACCGAGTGCCGCCATAACGAATTACTGGCACCGTTATTCGCGGAGGTGGAGTCTGCATATCCGCAGTTGAATGAAAGGCGCGTTATATATGAGGTAGTGCGGCGGATGATAAATGTGCAGGTTGAGGACCTTATCGCCGAGTCGAGGCGGCGTATCCACCAAGCAGCGCCGTCTAGCGTTGAGCAAGTGCGCAAATGCGATAAGCCGCTTATCGGTTTCAGCGCGGATATGGCGCGGCGCCACCAGCTCTTAAAAGACTTTCTCTTTGCCCGGCTCTATCGCCATTACCGTGTTGCGCGCATGGTCAATAAGATGCAGCGGGTGGTCAATGAGATTTTTCATCTCTTGCTCGATGAGCCGAATCTGATGCCAGACCAACCCCGCCGATTAGCCGCTCATGCTGCCGCCAAATATGGCCGCAGAGGTCATGCCCGAGCAGTTTCAGACTACATAGCCGGCATGACAGATCGATTCGCGCTTGAGGAGCATCGGCGGTTGTTCCGGCCCGAGGAGTTGACTTAG
- the pilQ gene encoding type IV pilus secretin PilQ, whose amino-acid sequence MTHSMGAETLQLSAIPLHNAEAEAVAKLLRSSGAISQNGSASTDVRTNTIVLRDSPANIQSAQELIAQLDKHEKQIMVEARIVLASGDYTLDLGSRLGLERRSSSSHLLGSTNSLLSGSTENGLDALLIDLPQIDSGGQFGFAVGKIGSSLLQFELSAMEAEGHGRVVSSPRVLTTQRRQARIEQGVQIPYQQSAESGATTVAFRDAALSLTVTPVISNDNSVSLQLEVTKDAVGQVFAGVPSIDTQAVTTHMRVEDGETVILGGVREYEQHEEERWVPWLGQIPILGRLFRQSRERNRYQELLIFVTPRVMHSAADLSTTEGTAASF is encoded by the coding sequence ATGACCCACAGTATGGGCGCAGAAACCCTGCAACTGTCAGCTATACCGCTGCATAATGCTGAGGCAGAAGCAGTAGCAAAACTTTTAAGAAGCAGTGGCGCTATCTCCCAGAACGGCTCGGCAAGCACCGACGTGCGCACTAACACCATCGTGCTTCGCGATTCGCCGGCCAATATTCAATCCGCCCAAGAGCTAATTGCCCAGCTGGATAAGCACGAGAAGCAGATCATGGTCGAAGCGCGGATTGTTCTTGCTTCCGGCGATTATACTCTCGACTTGGGCAGCCGCCTCGGATTGGAGCGGCGCAGCTCATCTAGCCATTTGCTCGGCAGCACCAATAGCCTGCTAAGCGGATCCACAGAAAATGGTCTCGATGCACTATTAATCGATCTGCCCCAGATAGACAGTGGAGGGCAGTTTGGCTTCGCGGTAGGTAAGATCGGCAGTAGCTTGCTGCAATTCGAGCTATCTGCCATGGAGGCAGAGGGCCACGGCAGGGTTGTCTCCAGCCCCAGGGTGCTTACCACGCAGCGGCGACAGGCAAGGATAGAGCAAGGGGTACAAATCCCTTATCAGCAAAGCGCCGAATCGGGCGCAACTACCGTAGCCTTCCGCGATGCCGCCCTATCTCTGACGGTCACACCCGTAATCAGCAACGACAACAGTGTCAGTCTGCAACTTGAGGTAACCAAAGACGCTGTTGGGCAGGTATTTGCGGGTGTACCCAGCATTGATACCCAGGCAGTTACCACCCACATGCGGGTGGAAGACGGCGAGACCGTGATCCTCGGAGGCGTGCGCGAATATGAACAGCATGAAGAAGAACGCTGGGTCCCGTGGTTAGGCCAAATACCCATACTGGGTAGGCTCTTTCGCCAAAGCCGCGAGCGTAACCGCTATCAAGAGTTGTTGATATTCGTCACTCCCAGGGTTATGCACTCAGCTGCCGACTTGTCCACCACAGAGGGTACTGCTGCAAGCTTCTAA
- a CDS encoding penicillin-binding protein 1A, translating to MNRLLRVLLVSAVGVVSVGFAIAVVMIAYAAFVLWPQLPSADSLREIRLQEPLRVVSAEGDLLAEYGEQRRQPKDFDEFPTDLVLAFIAAEDDRFFQHPGVDYQGMARAIAYVLREREFGPGGSTITMQVARNFFLSREQTILRKANEMLLALQIERTLTKEEILELYLNKIYMGNRAYGVAAAAEVYYGKSLDELDLAQMAMIAGLPKAPSAFNPIRNPQRALQRRAYVLARMYQEGFISHERYEQANAAPVTARLHAPRINVDGRYVAEMARQQMVDLYGEEEAYTGGFKVYTTVHSEYQQAANRSLRRALEDYDRRHGYRGPEGRVSEEQLNDPQILEQQLRAHPPFGGLIAGIVLEVEEDAAWVLVRDDDVLRVPFSSMEWAREYIDANRRGAAPESAKDVVSRGDIIRVARRGDDSGLFRAVPEAEGALVSLSPVDGRIFALSGGYDFRRSSYNRAVQANRQTGSAFKPFIYSAALEHGYTAASIVNDAPVVFQDDALEGYWRPGNYTGRFYGPTRLREALVFSRNLVSIRVLRDIGVGRAIEHVTRFGFDRGGLPADLSLALGSNSATPLQMARGFAVFANGGFLVEPNVIERVEDPSGDVVFAPNFPQACKLCDDGPRLLGHGMEEFDVLDLPPLAPRKIAEDNAWIIGDILADVMTRGTGRGALRLVNRGDMAGKTGTTNDLRDAWFVGYTPDMVTAAWAGFDDQRTLGARETGAAVALPMWSRYMATALERVEERSIARPEGLVTVRINPESGKVTGSDNPDAVFETFREDSVPVREEGDGRDGRGRGAEREIF from the coding sequence ATGAATCGCTTGTTGCGTGTCCTGCTTGTATCTGCGGTCGGCGTTGTTAGTGTCGGCTTTGCTATCGCCGTGGTGATGATTGCTTATGCGGCTTTCGTGCTGTGGCCACAACTTCCCTCAGCCGATTCGCTGCGTGAAATCCGCCTCCAGGAGCCGCTGCGCGTGGTTAGCGCGGAGGGCGATCTATTAGCCGAATATGGCGAGCAGCGTCGGCAGCCGAAAGACTTCGATGAATTTCCTACGGACCTTGTTCTCGCCTTCATAGCTGCGGAAGACGACCGCTTCTTCCAACATCCGGGGGTCGACTATCAGGGTATGGCCCGCGCCATTGCCTATGTGCTGCGCGAGCGCGAGTTTGGTCCGGGAGGCTCAACCATCACTATGCAGGTTGCGCGTAACTTTTTCCTCAGTCGCGAACAGACTATTTTGCGCAAGGCCAATGAAATGCTCCTTGCTCTGCAGATAGAGCGCACCCTGACCAAGGAGGAGATACTGGAGCTCTATCTCAACAAGATATATATGGGTAATAGGGCTTATGGCGTCGCGGCGGCTGCCGAGGTCTACTACGGCAAGTCACTTGATGAGCTAGATTTAGCTCAGATGGCGATGATCGCCGGACTGCCGAAGGCACCATCTGCCTTTAACCCGATCCGCAATCCGCAGCGGGCCTTACAACGTAGGGCATACGTATTAGCGCGGATGTATCAGGAAGGGTTCATCAGTCATGAGCGTTATGAGCAAGCCAATGCTGCCCCGGTAACCGCCCGTCTGCACGCCCCGCGGATCAATGTTGATGGGAGATATGTGGCGGAAATGGCCCGCCAACAGATGGTCGACCTGTATGGCGAGGAAGAGGCATACACTGGCGGCTTTAAGGTCTATACGACCGTCCACAGTGAGTACCAACAAGCCGCAAATCGCTCTTTGCGGCGGGCACTGGAGGACTACGATAGAAGGCATGGCTATCGTGGTCCTGAAGGCAGGGTTAGCGAAGAGCAACTTAATGACCCCCAAATTTTGGAGCAGCAACTGCGCGCACACCCTCCCTTTGGCGGCTTAATCGCCGGGATAGTGCTTGAAGTAGAGGAGGATGCGGCGTGGGTTTTGGTGCGTGATGACGATGTTTTGCGAGTGCCATTCTCGAGTATGGAGTGGGCACGCGAATATATAGATGCCAATCGCCGCGGCGCGGCACCAGAAAGTGCCAAAGACGTTGTCAGTCGTGGCGATATAATTCGTGTGGCTAGGCGGGGCGATGATAGCGGGCTGTTTCGGGCTGTCCCTGAGGCTGAGGGGGCGTTGGTATCGCTGTCACCGGTTGACGGTAGGATCTTTGCGCTCAGCGGGGGATATGATTTCCGGCGCAGCTCTTATAACCGTGCGGTACAGGCGAATCGGCAGACCGGCTCGGCGTTTAAGCCATTTATTTACTCTGCAGCCCTTGAACATGGGTACACGGCAGCCTCTATAGTGAATGATGCCCCGGTGGTGTTTCAGGATGATGCGCTCGAAGGCTACTGGCGCCCGGGCAACTACACTGGGCGTTTTTATGGTCCGACGCGCTTGCGCGAGGCGCTGGTATTTTCACGCAACTTGGTCTCAATAAGGGTGTTGCGCGATATCGGGGTGGGCCGGGCTATCGAGCACGTCACCCGTTTTGGGTTCGATCGCGGTGGCTTGCCCGCAGATCTGTCGCTAGCTTTGGGCAGCAATAGTGCGACCCCTCTGCAAATGGCTCGCGGGTTCGCGGTTTTTGCCAACGGTGGTTTCTTGGTTGAGCCGAATGTGATCGAGAGGGTAGAAGACCCAAGTGGCGATGTTGTCTTTGCCCCAAACTTTCCGCAGGCTTGTAAGCTGTGTGATGATGGTCCCCGTTTGCTGGGTCACGGCATGGAGGAGTTCGACGTGCTCGACTTGCCGCCTTTAGCCCCGCGTAAGATTGCTGAAGATAACGCCTGGATTATTGGGGACATTCTTGCCGATGTAATGACCAGGGGAACCGGCCGGGGAGCGCTGCGGTTAGTCAACCGCGGTGATATGGCGGGGAAGACTGGTACCACCAACGACCTGCGCGATGCTTGGTTCGTTGGGTATACCCCGGATATGGTCACCGCAGCTTGGGCGGGGTTCGATGACCAGCGGACCCTGGGGGCTCGAGAGACAGGTGCGGCTGTGGCCCTCCCTATGTGGTCGAGGTATATGGCTACTGCACTGGAACGGGTCGAAGAGAGAAGTATTGCCCGTCCGGAGGGTCTGGTAACAGTGCGCATAAATCCAGAATCGGGAAAAGTTACCGGCTCTGATAATCCTGACGCCGTATTTGAGACATTCCGCGAAGATTCGGTGCCGGTGCGAGAGGAAGGTGATGGCAGGGATGGGCGTGGTCGCGGAGCCGAGCGTGAGATATTTTAG
- a CDS encoding citrate synthase: MASRTVTVTDNATGKSVELPVREGTHGPEVVEIQNLFKEFGYFSYDAGFTSTASCRSDITFIDGDQGILLYRGYPIEQLAEQSTFLEVSYLLLHGELPTSTELDQFNRAITEHTMINESLKDFFDGFHYNAHPMAMLTGVVASLSAFYHDAIRINDPGNRKLTCHRVLAKMPTIAAAAYKHMAGEPFVYPLNRLSYTSNLLNMLFSRPTEPYEINPIHERALDQLLILHADHEQNASTSTVRLASSTGTNPFASIASGCAALWGPAHGGANEAVLNMLQEIGDIDQVPKFIAKAKDKDDPFRLMGFGHRVYKNFDPRANIIRKTCHDVLNDLGISNDPQLEIAMELEQRALEDDYFIERKLYPNVDFYSGIIYRALGIPTDFFTVMFALGRTPGWLAQWNEMVSDPEQRIGRPRQLYTGAARRDYVDIQNR, encoded by the coding sequence ATGGCTTCTCGGACAGTTACAGTAACTGACAACGCCACCGGCAAGAGCGTGGAACTGCCTGTCCGGGAAGGGACTCACGGCCCGGAGGTGGTAGAGATACAAAACCTCTTTAAGGAGTTCGGCTACTTTAGCTACGACGCCGGCTTTACCTCCACAGCCAGTTGCCGGAGTGACATTACCTTCATCGATGGCGACCAGGGCATTCTACTCTACCGCGGCTACCCGATAGAGCAGTTAGCTGAGCAGAGTACGTTTCTCGAGGTCTCTTACCTGCTTTTGCATGGCGAATTACCGACCAGCACAGAACTTGATCAGTTCAACAGGGCTATAACCGAGCACACCATGATAAACGAGTCGTTGAAAGACTTTTTCGACGGCTTTCACTACAACGCTCACCCGATGGCCATGCTTACTGGGGTTGTAGCTTCACTATCGGCCTTTTATCACGACGCTATTCGCATCAACGACCCGGGAAACCGCAAGCTTACCTGCCACCGGGTTCTCGCCAAGATGCCAACTATTGCTGCGGCGGCATACAAGCATATGGCCGGTGAACCTTTTGTCTATCCGCTAAACCGCCTATCTTATACCAGCAACCTGCTCAACATGCTCTTCTCGCGGCCTACCGAGCCATACGAAATAAACCCGATCCACGAGAGGGCCTTGGATCAGCTGCTAATCCTCCACGCCGATCACGAGCAAAACGCCTCTACCTCCACGGTACGCTTAGCCAGCTCCACCGGCACCAACCCCTTCGCCTCCATAGCCAGCGGCTGCGCTGCGCTCTGGGGGCCGGCGCACGGCGGCGCCAATGAGGCGGTACTTAACATGCTGCAAGAGATCGGCGATATTGACCAGGTGCCGAAATTCATAGCCAAAGCCAAAGACAAGGATGATCCTTTCCGCTTGATGGGCTTCGGCCACCGTGTCTACAAGAATTTTGACCCGCGCGCCAATATCATCCGTAAGACTTGCCACGACGTCCTGAATGACCTTGGCATAAGCAACGACCCACAGCTTGAGATAGCTATGGAGCTTGAGCAGCGGGCACTTGAGGATGACTACTTCATAGAACGTAAGCTCTATCCCAACGTCGACTTCTACTCAGGCATAATCTACCGCGCCCTCGGCATCCCAACCGATTTCTTCACAGTTATGTTTGCTCTCGGCCGCACCCCAGGCTGGCTAGCGCAGTGGAATGAGATGGTCTCTGACCCGGAACAGCGAATCGGCAGGCCTCGTCAGCTATACACTGGTGCGGCTAGGCGCGACTACGTAGACATCCAAAACCGCTGA
- a CDS encoding type B 50S ribosomal protein L31, whose product MKKEIHPEYREVVFQDISTDFAFLTRSCVDTSETITWEDGKEYPLVKVEVSSRSHPFFTGKQRVVQSGGQVDRFHKRFGITRGSSSAQ is encoded by the coding sequence ATGAAAAAAGAGATTCACCCCGAATACCGTGAAGTAGTTTTCCAGGACATCTCGACCGACTTTGCGTTTCTTACCCGCTCCTGCGTCGATACCAGCGAGACGATCACCTGGGAAGATGGCAAGGAGTACCCGCTTGTGAAGGTCGAGGTCTCAAGCCGCAGCCACCCCTTCTTTACCGGCAAGCAAAGGGTTGTCCAATCTGGCGGCCAGGTTGACCGTTTCCACAAGCGTTTTGGCATAACCCGAGGCAGCTCCAGCGCTCAATAA